From Flavipsychrobacter sp., a single genomic window includes:
- a CDS encoding cytochrome c oxidase subunit II, with product MSGLILTLLVALVFIIIYQIAQASELTAVLRGEENVKHRTNRIIAILLVAFFFLGLWGIWECHEMLIDKMLPVSASEHGVQYDNMLKMTLWVTGIVFFVTQAILFWFAWKYQSSEKRNTSFFYPHNNKLELVWTTIPAIAMAILVAFGLKNWMTMTDEAPKDAQVVEVVGKQFNWIMRYPGADGVLGKRDFRNINDADNILGLDWEDKSNDDDVVIQNELHLIKGKPVKLIIGSRDVIHDVGLPHFRLKMDAVPGIITTMWFTPQYTTEEMKSMTNNPDFVYEISCDQMCGKGHYSMRGIVIVHTQEEYDAWMAEQKSYKALNSAEVAEEPATEATEEKTDSVNAITMK from the coding sequence ATGTCGGGACTTATTTTAACATTATTGGTAGCGCTGGTATTCATTATCATATACCAAATAGCGCAAGCAAGCGAATTAACAGCTGTTCTTCGCGGTGAGGAAAATGTAAAGCATAGAACCAACCGTATCATAGCGATATTGTTGGTAGCCTTTTTCTTCCTTGGCCTTTGGGGTATTTGGGAATGTCATGAAATGTTGATTGACAAAATGCTTCCTGTTTCAGCATCAGAGCATGGTGTTCAGTATGATAACATGCTTAAGATGACACTTTGGGTAACAGGTATCGTATTCTTTGTAACTCAGGCTATTCTATTCTGGTTTGCATGGAAATACCAAAGCAGTGAGAAACGTAATACTTCTTTCTTCTACCCGCACAACAACAAGCTAGAGCTAGTATGGACTACTATCCCTGCTATTGCAATGGCAATTCTTGTGGCTTTTGGTTTGAAGAACTGGATGACAATGACTGATGAAGCTCCTAAGGATGCACAAGTAGTTGAGGTTGTTGGTAAGCAATTCAACTGGATAATGCGTTACCCTGGTGCTGATGGTGTTTTAGGGAAAAGAGACTTTAGAAACATCAACGATGCTGATAATATTCTAGGTTTAGACTGGGAAGATAAGAGCAATGATGATGATGTAGTGATACAAAATGAGCTTCACCTTATAAAAGGTAAGCCGGTAAAACTAATTATAGGTTCAAGGGACGTAATACATGATGTTGGTTTACCTCATTTCCGTCTTAAGATGGACGCGGTACCTGGTATTATTACAACAATGTGGTTCACTCCTCAGTATACAACAGAGGAAATGAAGAGCATGACTAATAATCCTGATTTCGTTTACGAGATCTCTTGCGACCAAATGTGTGGTAAAGGACACTACTCTATGAGGGGTATTGTGATAGTGCATACGCAAGAAGAATATGATGCTTGGATGGCAGAGCAAAAAAGCTATAAAGCATTAAATAGCGCTGAGGTTGCTGAAGAACCTGCAACTGAAGCTACAGAAGAAAAAACTGATAGTGTTAACGCAATAACGATGAAGTAA